Proteins from a single region of Dysosmobacter acutus:
- the yfmH gene encoding EF-P 5-aminopentanol modification-associated protein YfmH, with protein MKKTNYDRIGESVYETTLPNGLKLYVVPKEHHAKSYAFFATRYGGMDLRFCREGQWLDTPAGIAHYLEHKMFDTKEGNALQELAKNGAEPNAFTSNAITAYYFDSTKHFEENLKILLSFVTVPYFTKASVAKEQGIIGQEIRMIEDNPEWQVYTRMIQCLYEKSPARVSVAGTVESISYITAETLYDCHKAFYTPSNMVLCVVGNVDPQRIMDLVYQELPGRGAAAPIERDYGGAEPDAVGQKETVMRMEVSMPMFLSGYRCTPPHKGEELRESIVGEIACDVLLGDSSPLYAKLYDKGLINGTFGGAFEMLPGAAYLYAGGDSRDPGTVAERITEEAGRLVREGIDETYFQQIRKSTFGSMIRSLNSFENIAMLLSEGYFKGYDACRFPEVFDTVDREDIIRFLRENIVESRRALSMILPKD; from the coding sequence GTGAAGAAAACCAACTACGACCGCATCGGAGAGTCCGTTTACGAGACGACGCTGCCCAACGGGCTGAAGCTCTATGTGGTGCCCAAGGAGCACCATGCCAAGAGCTATGCCTTTTTTGCCACCCGCTACGGCGGCATGGACCTCCGGTTTTGCCGGGAAGGGCAGTGGCTGGACACCCCGGCGGGCATTGCCCACTACCTTGAGCATAAGATGTTTGACACCAAGGAGGGAAACGCCCTTCAGGAGCTGGCAAAAAACGGGGCGGAGCCGAACGCCTTCACCTCCAACGCCATCACGGCCTACTATTTTGACTCCACCAAGCACTTTGAAGAGAACCTGAAAATCCTGCTGTCCTTTGTGACCGTGCCATATTTCACCAAGGCCAGCGTGGCCAAGGAGCAGGGAATCATCGGCCAGGAGATCCGCATGATCGAGGACAACCCCGAATGGCAGGTCTACACCCGGATGATACAGTGCCTCTATGAAAAGAGCCCGGCGCGGGTGAGTGTGGCGGGCACGGTGGAGAGCATTTCCTACATCACCGCCGAAACGCTCTACGACTGCCATAAGGCCTTCTACACGCCCTCCAATATGGTTTTGTGCGTGGTGGGCAACGTGGATCCCCAGCGGATCATGGACCTCGTTTACCAGGAGCTGCCCGGCCGGGGAGCCGCGGCCCCCATTGAGCGGGATTACGGCGGAGCGGAGCCGGACGCGGTCGGCCAAAAGGAGACCGTGATGCGGATGGAGGTCTCCATGCCCATGTTCCTCAGCGGCTATCGCTGCACGCCGCCGCACAAGGGGGAGGAGCTCCGGGAGAGCATTGTGGGCGAGATCGCCTGCGACGTGCTGCTTGGTGACTCCAGCCCGCTCTATGCAAAGCTCTATGACAAGGGGCTGATCAACGGCACCTTTGGCGGCGCCTTTGAGATGCTGCCCGGCGCGGCCTATCTCTACGCCGGAGGAGACAGCAGGGACCCCGGGACTGTGGCGGAGAGAATCACGGAGGAGGCCGGTCGGCTGGTTCGGGAGGGAATCGACGAAACCTACTTCCAGCAGATCCGCAAGTCTACCTTCGGCTCCATGATCCGGTCCCTGAACTCCTTTGAGAACATCGCCATGCTGCTGTCGGAAGGGTATTTTAAGGGATACGACGCCTGCCGCTTTCCGGAGGTCTTTGACACCGTGGACCGGGAGGATATCATTCGTTTCCTGCGGGAGAACATTGTGGAGAGCCGACGGGCGCTGTCGATGATCCTGCCGAAGGACTAA
- a CDS encoding SH3 domain-containing C40 family peptidase, with product MRRFAGKATKVLIVSAIMTACLAVSALAADIGIGVGATTGSSLRLRSEPSTSSTTITYLDKGVAVSILAKLDGWYKVSFEGYTGYVSADYLIEDQDGVFTSYGRINSDGVNVRAAASTDSDVAAALSKDTYLTVNGFTGGWYSVTCKYGTTGYVRSDFVDLTTDSSSGSEMGKKVVSTAKQYLGTRYVYGGASPSGFDCSGFTMYVYQQYGYSLPHTATGQWQSSSGTKVSRSEIQPGDLVFFCDPSRSNGKACSHAGIYIGDGQFIHSSSSRSGGVIISSLYDDYYNTYYVGAKRLG from the coding sequence ATGAGACGTTTCGCAGGAAAGGCCACCAAAGTTTTGATTGTTTCCGCCATTATGACGGCATGTTTGGCAGTATCCGCTCTGGCCGCCGACATTGGAATCGGCGTCGGCGCCACCACGGGTTCTTCCCTGCGGCTCCGCTCGGAACCCAGCACTTCCTCCACCACCATCACCTATCTGGACAAGGGCGTGGCGGTTTCCATCCTTGCTAAGCTGGACGGCTGGTACAAGGTCAGCTTTGAAGGCTACACCGGCTATGTGTCCGCCGACTACTTAATTGAGGATCAGGACGGCGTGTTCACCTCCTATGGCCGGATCAACAGCGACGGCGTAAATGTCCGCGCGGCGGCTTCCACCGACAGCGATGTGGCCGCCGCCCTCTCCAAGGACACCTATCTCACGGTAAACGGCTTCACCGGCGGCTGGTACAGCGTCACCTGCAAGTACGGCACCACCGGCTATGTCCGCAGCGATTTTGTGGACCTGACCACCGACTCCTCCTCCGGCAGCGAGATGGGCAAAAAGGTGGTGTCCACCGCCAAGCAGTACCTGGGCACCCGCTATGTCTACGGCGGCGCCTCCCCCAGCGGCTTTGACTGCTCCGGCTTCACCATGTATGTCTACCAGCAGTACGGCTATTCCCTGCCCCACACCGCAACCGGCCAGTGGCAGTCCTCCTCCGGCACCAAGGTGTCCCGCAGCGAGATTCAGCCCGGCGATCTGGTGTTCTTCTGCGATCCCAGCCGCTCCAACGGCAAGGCCTGCTCCCACGCCGGCATCTACATCGGCGACGGGCAGTTCATTCACTCCTCCTCCTCCAGAAGCGGCGGGGTCATCATCAGCAGCCTTTACGACGACTACTACAACACCTACTATGTGGGCGCAAAGCGCTTGGGCTGA
- a CDS encoding helix-turn-helix domain-containing protein — protein sequence MNYVLLGKRIRDERLMQRLTLEKLAERTDKSINFIGQIERGEGKPSLETLVDIANALGVTVDSLLYDNINANDNSISKEVLSLITSFDDRGKRFILDVVKRYKYFHDINNQ from the coding sequence ATGAATTATGTTTTGTTAGGGAAACGCATAAGAGATGAGCGGCTTATGCAAAGATTAACATTGGAAAAGTTAGCGGAAAGAACGGACAAAAGTATTAACTTTATCGGTCAAATAGAGCGTGGAGAGGGAAAGCCAAGTCTTGAAACGCTCGTTGATATTGCAAATGCTTTAGGTGTAACAGTAGACAGCTTACTATATGATAATATAAATGCAAATGATAATAGTATATCAAAAGAAGTATTATCTTTAATTACTTCTTTTGATGACAGGGGGAAACGATTTATATTAGATGTAGTTAAGAGATATAAATATTTCCATGATATAAATAACCAATAG
- a CDS encoding IreB family regulatory phosphoprotein, with translation MDDFTRKFNLVEERDEQIHEILSTVYRALEEKGYNPINQIVGYILSEDPTYITNHNHARTLIRKIDRDELLQVLVRKYLGQ, from the coding sequence ATGGACGACTTTACCCGCAAATTCAACCTTGTGGAGGAGCGTGACGAACAAATCCACGAGATTCTCTCCACTGTCTATCGGGCGTTGGAGGAAAAGGGCTACAACCCCATCAATCAGATCGTCGGCTATATCCTGTCCGAGGACCCCACCTATATCACCAATCACAACCACGCGCGCACGCTGATCCGAAAAATCGACCGGGATGAGCTGCTGCAGGTTCTGGTCCGCAAATATCTGGGGCAGTAG
- the pheT gene encoding phenylalanine--tRNA ligase subunit beta, whose protein sequence is MKLSREWLNEFVDVRDIGEREFAEAMTLSGSKVEVTEDLGAEIQNVVVGRILRMERHPDSDHMWVCQIDVGEAESVQIVTGAWNIHEGDLVPVARHKALLPGGVRIEKGKLRGVASCGMLCSLKELGLTAAHDFPYAVIRPAALLNDYHPLDKEKPSIPADVQPGYKIFGKVVAAKILEAAAQPDYSYHVVLDINDATAMVDTDCQNLHKGDLVAYDTARDRICTLSDLHAQQEEFPHCIEDGIWVLQEEDVKPGDDIRIVMGADDQVVEFEITPNRPDCLSVIGLARESSVTFDRELRLHTPEIRGCGGSIADLVDIEIEDGDLCPRYTARMVKNVKIAPSPKWMRQRLRNSGVRPINNIVDITNYVMLEYGQPMHAFDFSCVEGGKIIVRTAREGETIQTLDGNERKLTTSMLCICDEHRPVCVAGVMGGANSEIVGDTAQVLFESANFNGASVRRTATALGMRTDASARYEKGLDPMNTMKAVQRACELVELLGAGEVVDGVMDVIAKDSYPVTVRLEPEKINALLGTDVNKEEMRRILLSLGFELEGDLIRVPSWRSDVEHYSDIAEEVARFYGYNRIPTTLMRGATIRGGYSPVQNAERSVGAMCRTLGYSEIITYSFISPTYYDKINLPADSPLRSSMRILNPLGEDTSIMRTTTLPSMLEILARNYSFRNKSARLYELGRVYFAKNDGSGMADEPKVLSLGAYGEGCDFFHLKGAVEAVLSGLRISGAVYTAVRDNPSYHPGRCAQVSVDGEVIGVFGQIHPGVAVNYGMDMEVYAAELSFNALYAHKGADPIYTPLPKYPSVTRDIAVVCRREITVGQLEDCIRRGAKGLLKDVSLFDIYTGKGVAEGFKSVAFNLQLRSDQRNLTAQEADEDVQSILDLLKAELDAVLR, encoded by the coding sequence ATGAAGTTATCCAGAGAATGGCTCAATGAATTCGTCGACGTCCGGGACATCGGCGAACGGGAGTTCGCCGAGGCGATGACTCTCTCCGGTTCCAAGGTGGAGGTCACGGAGGACCTGGGCGCGGAGATTCAGAACGTAGTGGTTGGCCGAATCCTCCGGATGGAGCGCCATCCCGACTCCGACCACATGTGGGTCTGCCAGATTGACGTGGGCGAGGCTGAATCCGTCCAGATCGTCACCGGCGCTTGGAACATCCACGAGGGCGACCTTGTGCCTGTGGCCAGGCACAAGGCTCTGCTGCCCGGCGGCGTCAGGATCGAAAAGGGCAAGCTTCGGGGCGTGGCGTCCTGCGGCATGCTGTGCTCTTTGAAAGAACTGGGACTCACCGCGGCCCACGACTTCCCCTATGCGGTGATCCGTCCCGCCGCGCTTTTGAACGACTATCACCCTCTGGACAAGGAAAAGCCCTCCATCCCGGCAGACGTTCAGCCCGGTTACAAGATTTTCGGCAAAGTGGTGGCTGCAAAAATACTGGAAGCTGCCGCACAGCCGGATTACTCCTATCATGTCGTTCTGGATATCAACGACGCCACCGCCATGGTCGATACCGACTGCCAGAACCTCCACAAGGGCGATCTGGTGGCCTACGACACGGCCAGGGACCGTATCTGTACCCTTTCCGACCTCCATGCCCAGCAGGAGGAGTTCCCCCACTGCATCGAAGACGGCATCTGGGTGCTTCAGGAGGAGGATGTGAAGCCCGGCGACGACATCCGCATCGTCATGGGCGCGGACGACCAGGTGGTGGAGTTCGAGATCACCCCCAACCGCCCCGACTGCCTTTCCGTCATCGGCCTGGCCCGGGAATCCTCCGTCACCTTTGACCGCGAGCTCCGGCTCCACACCCCGGAAATCCGGGGCTGCGGCGGCAGCATCGCGGACCTGGTGGACATAGAAATCGAGGACGGCGACCTCTGCCCCCGCTACACCGCCCGGATGGTGAAAAACGTAAAAATCGCCCCCTCCCCCAAGTGGATGCGCCAGCGGCTGCGCAACAGCGGCGTGCGGCCCATCAACAACATCGTGGACATCACAAACTATGTGATGCTGGAATACGGCCAGCCCATGCACGCCTTTGACTTCTCCTGCGTGGAGGGCGGTAAAATCATCGTACGCACCGCCCGGGAGGGTGAGACCATCCAGACCTTGGACGGCAACGAGCGCAAACTGACCACCTCCATGCTGTGCATCTGCGACGAGCACCGGCCCGTCTGCGTGGCGGGCGTGATGGGCGGCGCCAATTCTGAAATCGTGGGCGACACGGCTCAGGTGCTCTTTGAATCCGCCAATTTCAACGGTGCCTCCGTCCGCCGCACCGCCACCGCCCTTGGCATGCGCACCGACGCGTCGGCCCGTTACGAAAAGGGACTGGACCCCATGAACACCATGAAGGCCGTGCAGCGCGCCTGTGAGCTGGTGGAGCTCTTGGGAGCCGGAGAGGTGGTGGACGGCGTCATGGACGTGATCGCAAAGGACTCCTATCCCGTCACCGTCCGCCTGGAACCTGAGAAGATCAACGCTCTTCTTGGCACCGACGTGAACAAGGAGGAGATGCGCCGCATCCTGCTGAGCCTGGGCTTTGAACTGGAGGGCGACCTCATCCGCGTGCCCTCCTGGCGCAGCGATGTGGAGCATTACTCCGACATCGCCGAGGAAGTGGCCCGGTTCTATGGCTACAACCGGATTCCCACCACGCTGATGCGGGGCGCCACCATCCGGGGCGGCTACAGTCCCGTCCAGAACGCCGAGCGCTCAGTGGGCGCGATGTGCCGCACCCTGGGCTACAGCGAAATCATCACCTACTCCTTCATCAGCCCCACCTATTACGATAAGATCAACCTCCCCGCCGACTCCCCGCTGCGCAGCTCCATGCGAATTCTCAACCCCCTGGGCGAGGACACCTCCATCATGCGCACCACCACGTTGCCCTCCATGCTGGAGATTCTGGCCCGGAACTACAGCTTCCGCAACAAATCCGCGCGGCTCTATGAGCTGGGCCGGGTCTACTTTGCCAAAAACGACGGCAGCGGCATGGCCGACGAGCCCAAGGTGCTCTCCTTAGGCGCCTATGGAGAGGGCTGCGACTTCTTCCATCTCAAGGGTGCCGTGGAGGCCGTCCTCAGCGGCCTGCGCATCAGCGGAGCGGTTTACACCGCTGTGCGGGATAACCCCTCCTATCACCCCGGACGATGCGCCCAGGTCAGCGTGGACGGAGAGGTCATCGGCGTCTTTGGCCAGATTCATCCCGGCGTGGCCGTAAACTACGGCATGGACATGGAGGTCTACGCCGCTGAGCTGAGCTTCAACGCCCTCTATGCCCACAAGGGCGCCGATCCCATCTACACGCCGCTGCCCAAGTACCCCTCCGTCACCCGGGACATCGCTGTGGTTTGCCGCCGGGAGATCACCGTCGGCCAGTTGGAGGACTGCATCCGCCGGGGCGCCAAGGGCCTTTTGAAGGATGTGTCCCTGTTCGACATCTACACCGGCAAGGGCGTCGCCGAGGGCTTTAAGAGCGTGGCCTTCAACCTGCAGCTGCGCTCCGACCAGCGGAACCTGACCGCCCAGGAGGCGGACGAGGATGTGCAGAGCATCCTTGATCTGCTTAAGGCGGAGTTGGACGCTGTTTTGCGCTGA
- the lgt gene encoding prolipoprotein diacylglyceryl transferase, whose amino-acid sequence MTALKDMPISFPGLFGDWEFTASPKMLNIGHGVYWYGFLIALGLMVALWFCMKQSKRFGITEDNVLDLVLWGTPAGILGARLYYVIFYWSLFQNADGSPNWGKIVAIWDGGLAIYGTVIAAFLTAFVYCRHKKIKLWAMTDLCVMGLLIGQAIGRWGNFMNREAFGAETTLPWRMRLWTSAYRYIEVHPTFFYESLWNVVGLLLIFFVITKARRFDGENTCFYFLWYGLGRLWIEGLRTDSLYLFDWMLFGEPIRVSQALSLVVAILAAFFLVYHIRLHPHDPADLMVNRVASQKAEANTDSGADTAEPAPEEESHVSGEEDADGDLH is encoded by the coding sequence TTGACCGCATTAAAAGACATGCCCATCAGTTTTCCGGGACTTTTCGGGGACTGGGAATTTACCGCCAGTCCCAAAATGCTGAACATTGGCCACGGGGTGTACTGGTATGGGTTTCTGATCGCCCTGGGGCTGATGGTGGCGCTGTGGTTCTGCATGAAGCAGTCCAAACGCTTTGGAATCACGGAGGACAATGTGCTGGACCTGGTGCTCTGGGGCACGCCGGCGGGAATCTTGGGCGCCCGCCTCTACTATGTGATTTTTTACTGGTCCCTGTTCCAAAATGCCGACGGAAGCCCCAACTGGGGAAAGATCGTAGCCATTTGGGACGGCGGTCTGGCCATCTACGGCACGGTGATCGCCGCGTTTTTGACGGCGTTTGTCTACTGCCGGCACAAGAAGATCAAGCTGTGGGCCATGACCGACCTTTGCGTCATGGGCTTGCTGATCGGACAGGCCATCGGCCGCTGGGGCAATTTTATGAATCGGGAGGCCTTTGGCGCGGAGACGACACTGCCCTGGAGGATGCGACTTTGGACCAGCGCCTATCGGTATATCGAGGTGCACCCCACCTTTTTCTATGAGAGCCTGTGGAACGTGGTGGGGCTGCTCCTGATCTTTTTCGTAATCACAAAGGCACGGCGGTTTGACGGGGAAAACACCTGCTTCTATTTCCTGTGGTACGGCCTGGGCCGGCTGTGGATTGAGGGGCTGCGGACCGACAGCCTGTACCTATTTGACTGGATGCTCTTCGGCGAGCCCATCCGGGTGTCTCAGGCGCTGTCCCTTGTGGTGGCGATTCTGGCGGCGTTTTTCCTGGTCTACCACATCAGACTGCATCCCCATGATCCGGCGGATCTGATGGTAAACCGGGTGGCATCACAAAAGGCGGAGGCGAACACGGACTCTGGGGCAGATACGGCGGAACCGGCCCCGGAGGAGGAATCCCATGTCTCCGGAGAGGAGGATGCCGATGGCGATTTACATTGA
- the yfmF gene encoding EF-P 5-aminopentanol modification-associated protein YfmF produces the protein MRRMELGQGVYFTYLPSDKFKTSFLSAQFVTPLRAETAASNALIPAVLRRGTARYPDMQSLSAALDLLYGARVEYTVRKKGENQCVGFVSSFIDDTYTPGGEKLLEPVAGLIGEMILSPATKNGRFIPSYVEGEKANLIDAIRGIVNDKRDYADRRLLQEMCAEEPYGVSRFGEEKDVERISPAKLNESYRRLIASSRLELFYIGSASLERVRLALEEALSTLPREEVAEPAVTTTRPAPEEPRYVAEEMDVTQGKLSMGFRCGSDDTPAMLIANALFGGTSNSKLFLNVREKLSLCYFATSQYHRKKNLVTVSSGIETKNYRKAYDEIMAQLKAVQQGQLEDWEVEGARSTMTNAFRTMEDSQGRLEDFYLGQAATGQSETPGDMIAELDGVTIERILAAAAQIRLDTVYFLKGKEQTA, from the coding sequence ATGAGACGAATGGAGCTTGGACAGGGAGTGTATTTCACCTACCTGCCGTCCGATAAATTCAAGACCAGCTTTCTCTCCGCCCAGTTTGTGACGCCTCTGCGCGCTGAGACGGCGGCTTCCAATGCGCTGATCCCTGCGGTGCTGCGCCGGGGAACGGCCCGCTATCCGGATATGCAGAGCCTTTCCGCGGCGCTGGACCTGCTCTACGGCGCAAGAGTGGAATACACGGTGCGCAAAAAGGGCGAAAACCAGTGCGTGGGCTTTGTCTCCAGCTTCATCGACGACACCTACACGCCGGGCGGAGAGAAGCTGCTGGAGCCGGTGGCCGGGCTGATCGGGGAGATGATCCTGTCCCCCGCCACAAAGAACGGGCGGTTTATCCCCTCCTATGTGGAGGGGGAGAAGGCCAATCTGATCGACGCCATCCGGGGCATTGTCAACGATAAGCGGGACTATGCCGACCGCAGGCTGCTGCAGGAGATGTGCGCTGAGGAACCTTACGGCGTCAGCCGCTTTGGCGAGGAGAAGGATGTGGAGCGGATATCCCCGGCAAAGCTGAACGAAAGCTACCGCAGATTGATCGCCTCCAGCCGCCTGGAGCTCTTTTATATCGGCAGCGCCTCTTTGGAGCGGGTGCGCCTTGCACTGGAGGAGGCGCTTTCCACCCTGCCCCGGGAGGAGGTGGCGGAGCCGGCGGTGACCACCACCCGGCCAGCCCCGGAGGAACCCCGCTATGTGGCGGAGGAGATGGACGTGACCCAGGGGAAGCTCTCCATGGGCTTTCGCTGCGGCAGTGACGATACGCCCGCCATGCTGATAGCCAACGCCCTCTTTGGCGGCACCAGCAACTCCAAGCTGTTTCTCAACGTGCGGGAGAAGCTGTCGCTGTGCTACTTTGCAACCTCTCAGTATCACCGGAAGAAGAACCTGGTCACTGTGTCCTCCGGCATTGAGACGAAAAACTATCGCAAGGCCTACGACGAAATCATGGCACAGCTGAAGGCGGTGCAGCAGGGACAGCTGGAGGACTGGGAGGTAGAAGGCGCCAGAAGCACCATGACCAATGCCTTCCGCACCATGGAGGACTCCCAGGGCCGGCTGGAGGACTTCTATCTTGGACAGGCCGCCACCGGGCAGAGCGAGACGCCGGGAGACATGATCGCGGAGCTTGACGGCGTGACGATAGAGCGGATACTGGCCGCCGCCGCCCAAATCCGCCTGGACACGGTGTATTTCCTGAAGGGAAAGGAGCAAACGGCGTGA
- the pheS gene encoding phenylalanine--tRNA ligase subunit alpha: protein MKQQLEQIRNLALSSISATRAAADLETLRVQYLGKKGELTAVLKQMGKLAAEERPIIGQLANDVRSAVEAAIEQQSAALERQALADRLEQETVDVTIPGAHQEMGHAHPMYQVLDEIKDIFIGMGFQILDGPEVEQSDYNFTRLNTPDDHPAREWSDTFYFDNDSKALLRTQTSPMQIRAMETLPLPIRVIVPGRVYRKDEVDATHSPMFHQIEGLVVDKGITMADLKGTLNTVIRAIYGENTVTRFRPHHFPFTEPSCEMDMQCHKCGGKGCPTCKGEGWIEVLGAGMVHPKVLLGCNVDPDVYSGFAFGMGLERMAMGRFKISDLRLIFENDMRFLKQF, encoded by the coding sequence ATGAAGCAGCAATTGGAGCAGATCCGAAACCTTGCGCTATCGTCCATCTCCGCCACCCGGGCCGCCGCTGACCTGGAAACGCTGCGGGTGCAGTACCTGGGCAAAAAAGGTGAGCTGACCGCTGTCCTGAAGCAGATGGGCAAGCTGGCCGCCGAGGAGCGGCCCATCATCGGCCAGTTGGCCAACGACGTCCGCTCCGCTGTGGAGGCCGCCATCGAACAGCAGTCCGCGGCGCTGGAGCGTCAGGCGCTGGCCGACCGGCTGGAGCAGGAGACGGTGGACGTCACCATCCCCGGCGCTCACCAGGAGATGGGCCACGCCCACCCCATGTATCAGGTGTTGGACGAGATCAAGGACATCTTCATCGGCATGGGCTTTCAGATTTTAGACGGCCCTGAGGTGGAGCAGTCCGACTACAACTTCACCAGGCTCAACACACCGGACGACCACCCCGCCCGGGAGTGGTCCGACACCTTCTATTTTGACAACGACTCCAAGGCCCTTCTGCGCACCCAGACCTCCCCCATGCAGATCCGGGCCATGGAGACTCTGCCCCTCCCCATCCGGGTCATCGTCCCCGGCCGGGTCTACCGCAAGGACGAGGTGGACGCCACCCACTCCCCCATGTTCCATCAGATCGAGGGTCTTGTGGTGGACAAGGGCATCACCATGGCGGATCTGAAGGGCACGCTGAACACGGTGATCCGCGCCATCTACGGCGAGAACACCGTCACCCGCTTCCGCCCCCACCACTTCCCCTTCACCGAGCCCTCCTGTGAAATGGACATGCAGTGCCACAAGTGCGGCGGCAAGGGCTGCCCCACCTGCAAGGGCGAGGGATGGATCGAGGTGCTGGGCGCCGGCATGGTCCATCCCAAGGTGCTGCTTGGCTGCAATGTGGACCCGGACGTCTACTCCGGCTTTGCCTTCGGCATGGGCCTGGAGCGGATGGCCATGGGCCGGTTCAAGATCAGCGATCTCAGGCTGATCTTCGAAAACGACATGCGGTTTTTGAAGCAGTTTTAA
- the folD gene encoding bifunctional methylenetetrahydrofolate dehydrogenase/methenyltetrahydrofolate cyclohydrolase FolD — MAIYIDGKALAAREKERLIEEAKKLPRKPGLAVILVGDDPASRVYVNNKEKDCAQCGFLSREYLLAEQTQEETLLELIHELNQCGEIDGVLVQLPLPRQISEQRVIEAIAQDKDVDAFHPANVGRMMIGDPYFLPCTPAGIMEMFHAYGISVAGKRCVVVGRSNIVGKPMAQLLIQNDGTVTTCHTKTKNLSEITRQADILVSAAGQRNLITGDMVKEGVVVIDVAMNRNEEGKFCGDVNFAEVSAKASYITPVPGGVGPMTRVILLRNILTAAQRHLAK, encoded by the coding sequence ATGGCGATTTACATTGACGGAAAGGCGCTGGCCGCCAGGGAAAAGGAGCGGCTGATCGAAGAGGCGAAGAAGCTGCCCCGAAAGCCGGGGCTGGCCGTGATCCTGGTCGGGGACGATCCCGCCTCCCGGGTATATGTGAACAATAAGGAAAAGGACTGTGCCCAGTGCGGCTTTCTCAGCCGGGAGTACCTGCTGGCGGAACAGACGCAGGAGGAGACGCTGCTGGAACTAATCCATGAACTCAACCAATGCGGGGAGATCGATGGCGTTCTGGTCCAGCTGCCCCTGCCCAGGCAGATCAGCGAACAGCGGGTCATCGAGGCCATTGCCCAGGACAAGGACGTGGATGCCTTCCATCCGGCCAATGTGGGGCGCATGATGATCGGTGACCCCTATTTTCTGCCCTGCACCCCGGCGGGAATCATGGAGATGTTCCACGCCTACGGCATTTCCGTGGCCGGCAAGCGGTGCGTGGTGGTGGGCCGCAGCAACATTGTGGGCAAGCCCATGGCTCAGCTGCTGATTCAAAATGACGGTACCGTAACCACCTGCCACACCAAGACCAAAAACCTCTCTGAAATTACCAGACAGGCGGATATCCTTGTGTCGGCCGCCGGACAGAGGAACCTCATCACCGGCGACATGGTCAAAGAGGGCGTGGTGGTCATCGATGTGGCCATGAACCGAAACGAAGAGGGGAAGTTCTGCGGTGATGTGAACTTTGCCGAGGTTTCCGCCAAGGCCTCCTATATCACTCCGGTGCCCGGCGGCGTAGGCCCCATGACCCGGGTGATCCTGCTGCGCAACATCCTCACCGCGGCCCAGCGCCATCTGGCCAAATAG